GATCAGGCTCGTTGCTGTAGTTGTTGCTGTAGTGATTCCCACTGGGTGGGTGATTGGGTAGGATGTCCAGTTCATCCACCTGTGGGCCAGGGTGCATCACAACCAGCTGGTCCTGGGGGatatctgcagctgctgcagccaggTTGGTGATGGACTTGGACTTTACACACTGAAAGTCCACATGTCGGCTTTTGCCCTCTTCCTTTTCCCAGGACATGCGGATGAAGGGCCTCTGCACATAGTTGTAGATCACCTCGGGCCGACCCCCGGGGCGCTTCTTCACTTTCTCCTTATAAGTGGGGTAACCTGTTGACACAGAATATATGCAGTTCCTATTTCAGGTTTGCCAATCTTGattaaaactctttaaaacactcttgtattattttaacaGGGTTCcttcatattttatgtaaacttcCATATTTCAAATTCCTTTTCCATCTAcctttcttaaaaagaaaagaaaagagaggaaggagagaaagggagtatgagggaaaaaaacatacagGAGGGAGGAATAAggtaaagtggaagaaaagacaTAAGAACGAAAGTACAAAAGAAAGTGTATAAGgaaagaatgaataaatgaaagaatgaGAAAGGCAACAGAAAAGGGAACAAAGtctgaaaacacaagaaatgttTAACTGTAGTTCATCCCTGCTAACCTTTTATGTAAACCCTGAGACTACCTTTTACTTCTTTCCTAAAGAAGTGAATTAATCTGACATCAGTGAAACACTAATTAAATCCCATAAAATAACAGATAACAATTAAACCTTGACTCATTAAAACTAAGCAACCAAAATCTCAATCCTATTTTTcctagtaaaagaaaaaaagcctcCAAGTCAAACATTCagtgtactttttaaatcatgaaGCCAAATTCTTCCACAACAGTTTGCAAACATTTCATGAAAGCCTCACTTTacttgaaaaacacagaacacattTTTCCTGGAAAGTTCAGCATACCTTCAATACCCAGCCTTATTTTCTTTAGCCCCCTCTCCTTTAAAACTGATTTGGCAACGTCTCGGTTCTCGATATATTTGAAAAATCTGTACAGTTTTGTGCTGTAAATAACTGCAATGAGAACAAatgaaatgttattaaatttatcacacatttctgctgtgtacacaaaatgcaaaacctCATCAGTGTCCGTTTTCTGCAGAAGCAGGCAGGAACTTACTCTGTGAATACTCCTCGCCCATTTGTGGTGGATACTCTTCATCCCAGTCCACCACATCATCATCTGTCAGAACTACAATGTGACATTCCCTCTCTCCACTCTGAGCACTGGCCACCATTAAGGGCAGAACCATTTCCTCGAGGTAAAATTCAAACTGATGTCGAGCGCCATCATTGGACAGCTCGTGCATCAGGGCACCTGGAAAAAGGGACgaattcaaaattaaatgtgaTCTATTTGAGTAAAGTATCATTCAAACAGGCCATTTGGCCGCCCTGTTTTAGAAAAGGCTTAGGAAAAATGTTATGGTCAAAAGGTTACCATCACTACCAATAGATATCATCATTGAgggaaaataacagcaaatttGTCTAAGTATGGAATTATGTAcatgtttcaaatgtatttttttcgaacctaaatgactttaaaaatgacaaacagagaaaagagtGTTAAGGAAAcatacaaaaattatttcatttcctGCTTTTACATACAAGTATTAGAAAtctcaaaatactttttttcctcatttctttcAAGTACGCATGTTTAATAAACTGCTGTTCTGAAGCTGCATGCCTTTATGTGCGACTGTAAAAACCTCAACATTGGGGAACTCACTAAGGTCTCTGCATTTGATGGTGCTATAGTCAAAGGAGATGCATAGATAGTCACACGCCTCCCGCAATTCAGGAATGGAGATTCCATCTGGACAACGGATTATCCCAGATTTGTAGTAATCCTGTTAATtagataaaaatcacaaagaagaCAATCGTTTCAAACACTGTGGAGCCATTAACTCATAAAATATACATACGTAAACCAAAAGCTTTAATTAAGCTGACATAAGTAACCTGGAAACACTTTATGCCTTTGATTGAGTATTTTACACCTCAAAGATTCACAAGTTAAAACTCTTACTGTATGTTAAAACTCTTACCTGTTACCAGGTGGGTTATTTATAGGCAACATTCAGttacacacaaaagaaaattttaaagttaataattaataaagtaTGAGACAAAATTATGTAAACTAATTAGATGTCATAGCCGGAGCtcagagcagaataatccagtcttTTCATCTTTATCTTCACAAACTAACCACACA
This genomic stretch from Xiphophorus hellerii strain 12219 chromosome 4, Xiphophorus_hellerii-4.1, whole genome shotgun sequence harbors:
- the btbd10b gene encoding BTB/POZ domain-containing protein 10 isoform X1; this encodes MAARLQSYDSNSSDTENWEHTTPNRPRKLCKHSSSSQARASRVEAEQRNMSLHGASGGCERSRDCRRSSDRSRDSSHEREGQLTPCIRNVTSPTRQHNSDRDGPSSRPGSPRPQRVSPSGSSSSGVVSSRNSSLSSSDGTFKSLGAGEMVFVYDNPKEGGANAPVGNRNTRTSERVTLIVDNTRFVVDPSIFTAQPNTMLGRMFGSGREHNFTRPNEKGEYEVAEGISSTVFRAILDYYKSGIIRCPDGISIPELREACDYLCISFDYSTIKCRDLSALMHELSNDGARHQFEFYLEEMVLPLMVASAQSGERECHIVVLTDDDVVDWDEEYPPQMGEEYSQIIYSTKLYRFFKYIENRDVAKSVLKERGLKKIRLGIEGYPTYKEKVKKRPGGRPEVIYNYVQRPFIRMSWEKEEGKSRHVDFQCVKSKSITNLAAAAADIPQDQLVVMHPGPQVDELDILPNHPPSGNHYSNNYSNEPDPDAPSPAV
- the btbd10b gene encoding BTB/POZ domain-containing protein 10 isoform X2, with the translated sequence MAARLQSYDSNSSDTENWEHTTPNRPRKLCKHSSSQARASRVEAEQRNMSLHGASGGCERSRDCRRSSDRSRDSSHEREGQLTPCIRNVTSPTRQHNSDRDGPSSRPGSPRPQRVSPSGSSSSGVVSSRNSSLSSSDGTFKSLGAGEMVFVYDNPKEGGANAPVGNRNTRTSERVTLIVDNTRFVVDPSIFTAQPNTMLGRMFGSGREHNFTRPNEKGEYEVAEGISSTVFRAILDYYKSGIIRCPDGISIPELREACDYLCISFDYSTIKCRDLSALMHELSNDGARHQFEFYLEEMVLPLMVASAQSGERECHIVVLTDDDVVDWDEEYPPQMGEEYSQIIYSTKLYRFFKYIENRDVAKSVLKERGLKKIRLGIEGYPTYKEKVKKRPGGRPEVIYNYVQRPFIRMSWEKEEGKSRHVDFQCVKSKSITNLAAAAADIPQDQLVVMHPGPQVDELDILPNHPPSGNHYSNNYSNEPDPDAPSPAV